In Dyadobacter subterraneus, a single genomic region encodes these proteins:
- a CDS encoding D-2-hydroxyacid dehydrogenase, with protein sequence MIIYCHSNFDEALRNRLTEALSEKYTIHFQSDTQSKTEAQNLFYEADYILGNPPLDWFSEPLNNLKFWQLDSAGFDQYASVRLNGQTKVANMGDWFARPCAESIVGGVLALYRGLDKLTLLKEKTEWVGTPLRAELRLLSGQEVVILGAGTIGSTVKLLLQGFGCTLHLMARTSPEADLHSKEDLLNVLPNTDLVINTLPGSAANFADQAMFQAMKKGSVYASVGRGSTTDEKALIEALNLKHLDGAVLDVTEVEPIPNDNPLWKMENVILSQHTGGGHADEHVGKVDLFLNNMMTIEGGGSPINEINLAKGY encoded by the coding sequence ATGATCATATACTGTCATTCAAATTTTGACGAAGCACTGCGAAACAGATTAACAGAGGCCCTTTCGGAAAAATATACAATTCATTTTCAATCTGACACGCAATCGAAAACAGAAGCACAAAATTTGTTTTATGAAGCCGATTATATTCTGGGAAACCCACCACTGGACTGGTTTTCTGAACCTTTAAATAATTTGAAATTCTGGCAGCTTGATTCTGCCGGTTTTGATCAATATGCTTCGGTAAGATTAAACGGGCAAACGAAAGTGGCCAATATGGGCGACTGGTTCGCGCGTCCATGTGCTGAATCGATCGTTGGTGGCGTGCTGGCACTTTATCGCGGCCTTGACAAACTTACATTATTAAAAGAAAAAACAGAATGGGTTGGAACGCCATTAAGAGCTGAATTACGTCTGCTTTCGGGACAGGAAGTTGTGATACTTGGTGCAGGAACAATTGGCAGTACGGTTAAACTTTTATTACAAGGATTTGGCTGTACGCTGCATTTAATGGCCAGAACTTCACCAGAAGCAGATCTTCACTCCAAAGAAGATTTGCTGAATGTTTTACCAAATACTGATCTGGTAATTAATACTCTACCTGGATCTGCCGCTAATTTTGCTGATCAGGCTATGTTTCAGGCAATGAAAAAAGGCAGTGTTTATGCGAGTGTTGGTCGTGGAAGTACAACCGATGAGAAGGCACTTATTGAAGCGCTTAATTTAAAACATCTCGACGGAGCCGTTTTGGATGTTACCGAAGTTGAACCGATTCCGAATGATAATCCATTGTGGAAAATGGAAAACGTTATTTTGAGTCAGCATACCGGTGGCGGACATGCGGATGAACATGTCGGGAAAGTGGACTTATTCCTTAACAATATGATGACGATAGAAGGTGGCGGTTCACCGATCAATGAAATTAACCTTGCAAAAGGATATTAA
- a CDS encoding glycoside hydrolase family 95 protein produces MLFPYSRPFLLVILFSQISFSVFSQKTEKQKVLKLWYDAPATDWMTQALPIGNGYLGVMFFGDPAEERLQFSEGSLWAGGKGANDEYNFGLRKDAYKTLPKVRELLAQGKLEEADKLASAEMTGIIHEKKGNTPSSDFGAQQTMGDLYVSVSHTGEVKNYRRELDISTATGKVNYEVGKEKFERTYFGNYPSRVMVYNFKSTSAETYSIRFTTPHKKEYEKFEKNQYIFGGSLKDNKQEFETTYRIDTDGKISYEGGIVTVKNARKITLIHTAATDYTYQFPNYKGNDYKRINQQVITAVIGKNEIVLQAEQQKDYKNLFDRVSLNLGTDKANSLPTDKRQIAYFKGTPDPVFEVLYFQYGRYLMISSTRPGTMPMSLQGKWNDSTNPPWANDYHTNINMQMLYWPAEVTNLSECYLPLSDFTKSIVEPGKLAAKEFFGTRGWTVNTMLNAYGFTSPGWSFPWGFYPGGAGWLSQHLWEHYAFTNDVNYLKNTAYPIMKEASLFWIDYLTKGKSGFLVSSPSYSPEHGGISTGASMDHQIAWDVLSNTILASKVLKTDADFASEAQKVRDQIQPPQIGKWGQLQEWNEDVDDSTDKHRHVSHLFALHPGRQISPTATPEFAKAARVTLDARGDEGTGWSLAWKVNFWARLQDGNRAYSLFKRILRPVGDKTENMMNGGGSYSNLLCAHPPFQLDGNMGSTAGIAEMLLQSQAGVIELLPALPDSWLTGEIKGLKARGNVTVDEQWKNGKLVSVSLVSGNSGKQKLKLGTKTLEVDLIKDQKKVVLAGFFQ; encoded by the coding sequence ATGTTATTTCCTTATTCAAGACCTTTTCTGCTCGTCATTTTGTTTTCCCAGATTTCATTTTCTGTTTTTTCTCAAAAAACAGAAAAGCAAAAGGTGTTGAAACTCTGGTATGACGCTCCCGCAACCGACTGGATGACGCAGGCATTACCGATCGGAAACGGATATCTGGGTGTTATGTTTTTTGGCGATCCGGCGGAAGAAAGACTGCAATTTTCAGAAGGGAGTTTGTGGGCAGGAGGCAAAGGTGCCAATGATGAATATAATTTCGGATTAAGGAAAGATGCTTACAAAACGCTTCCAAAAGTAAGAGAGCTACTCGCTCAGGGAAAACTGGAAGAAGCGGATAAACTTGCCAGCGCAGAAATGACTGGCATTATCCACGAAAAAAAGGGAAATACGCCTTCAAGTGATTTCGGTGCCCAGCAGACGATGGGAGATCTGTATGTCAGCGTTTCCCATACCGGCGAAGTAAAAAATTATCGTCGAGAATTGGATATTTCGACCGCGACAGGAAAAGTTAACTATGAAGTTGGAAAAGAAAAATTCGAACGGACTTACTTTGGAAATTATCCTTCAAGAGTGATGGTTTACAATTTCAAATCAACCTCGGCTGAAACGTATTCTATCCGTTTTACTACGCCACACAAAAAAGAATATGAGAAATTTGAAAAGAACCAGTACATTTTCGGCGGAAGTTTGAAAGATAACAAACAGGAATTTGAAACGACTTATCGGATTGATACGGATGGAAAAATAAGTTATGAAGGCGGAATTGTCACTGTAAAAAATGCCAGAAAAATTACGCTGATCCATACCGCAGCTACCGATTACACTTATCAATTTCCGAATTATAAAGGCAACGATTATAAGAGAATAAATCAGCAAGTTATTACTGCGGTTATTGGTAAAAATGAAATCGTACTTCAAGCAGAACAGCAAAAGGATTACAAAAACTTGTTCGACCGCGTTTCTCTAAATCTTGGTACTGACAAAGCAAATTCACTTCCAACCGACAAAAGACAAATTGCTTATTTCAAGGGTACGCCTGATCCAGTTTTTGAAGTTTTGTATTTTCAATACGGACGGTATCTGATGATTTCTTCCACGCGCCCGGGCACTATGCCGATGAGCTTACAGGGGAAATGGAATGACAGTACAAATCCGCCTTGGGCAAATGATTATCACACCAATATCAACATGCAAATGTTGTACTGGCCGGCGGAAGTTACGAATTTATCAGAATGTTATCTTCCATTATCCGATTTCACCAAATCAATTGTTGAGCCTGGAAAATTGGCAGCCAAAGAATTTTTCGGCACCCGTGGCTGGACAGTGAATACGATGCTGAATGCTTATGGATTTACTTCTCCCGGTTGGAGTTTTCCATGGGGATTTTATCCGGGAGGCGCAGGTTGGCTAAGTCAGCATCTTTGGGAACATTACGCTTTTACCAACGATGTTAATTATCTAAAAAATACAGCTTATCCGATCATGAAGGAAGCTTCGTTATTCTGGATCGATTATCTGACCAAAGGGAAAAGCGGCTTTCTGGTTTCGTCGCCTTCCTATTCTCCTGAACACGGCGGAATTTCTACCGGCGCATCCATGGACCATCAGATTGCCTGGGATGTACTCTCCAATACCATTCTTGCCAGTAAAGTTTTAAAAACAGATGCAGATTTTGCCAGTGAAGCGCAAAAAGTAAGAGATCAGATCCAGCCACCGCAAATTGGTAAGTGGGGACAATTGCAGGAATGGAATGAAGATGTTGACGATTCAACGGATAAACATCGTCACGTTTCACATCTTTTCGCCTTGCACCCCGGACGCCAGATTTCCCCGACTGCCACACCAGAATTTGCCAAAGCCGCCCGAGTAACATTGGATGCGCGTGGGGATGAAGGAACCGGTTGGTCGCTTGCCTGGAAGGTGAATTTCTGGGCCAGATTGCAGGATGGAAATCGCGCCTATTCATTGTTCAAAAGAATCCTTCGTCCGGTTGGTGACAAAACAGAAAATATGATGAATGGAGGCGGATCTTATTCAAATTTACTATGTGCCCATCCGCCTTTTCAATTGGATGGAAATATGGGCTCAACGGCTGGGATCGCTGAAATGCTTTTGCAATCACAAGCTGGTGTCATTGAATTATTACCCGCCTTACCAGATTCATGGCTAACCGGCGAAATAAAAGGTTTGAAAGCGCGTGGAAATGTTACGGTTGACGAACAATGGAAAAATGGAAAGTTGGTTTCGGTATCATTAGTTTCAGGGAATTCGGGGAAACAAAAATTAAAATTGGGTACGAAAACATTGGAGGTTGATTTGATTAAGGACCAGAAGAAAGTTGTTTTGGCGGGATTTTTTCAATAG
- the fumC gene encoding class II fumarate hydratase, whose amino-acid sequence MEYRIEKDTMGEVQVPAHVYWGAQTQRSIQNFPIAQDINKMPKEIIRAFAYLKKAAAITNAEAGVLPQEKSDLIGKVCDEILTGGLEDQFPLVVWQTGSGTQSNMNCNEVIAYRGHVLQGGDLADKTKFLHPNDDVNKSQSSNDTFPTAMHIAAYKILVDVTIPGITKLRDTLKAKAEAFKHVVKIGRTHFMDATPLTLGQEFGGYASQLDHGLRAIYHTLSHLSELALGGTAVGTGINTPEGYSENVAKHIALLTGLPFITAENKFEALAAHDAIVEAHGALKTVAVSLMKIGNDIRMLSSGPRSGIGEIHIPDNEPGSSIMPGKVNPTQCEAMTMVAAQVMGNDVAISIGGSNGHFELNVFKPLMAYNFLHSARLIGDVCVSFNDNCAVGIEPLHENIKKHVNNSLMLVTSLNTKIGYYKAAEIAQTAHKNGTTLKETAVALGYVTPEEFDAWVKPEEMVGEIK is encoded by the coding sequence ATGGAATACCGCATAGAAAAAGACACCATGGGCGAAGTGCAGGTACCTGCTCATGTATATTGGGGCGCTCAAACGCAACGCTCTATCCAGAACTTCCCGATTGCGCAGGACATCAATAAAATGCCGAAAGAAATTATCAGAGCATTTGCTTATTTGAAAAAAGCGGCTGCCATTACAAATGCAGAAGCAGGTGTACTTCCACAAGAAAAAAGTGATCTTATAGGAAAAGTTTGTGATGAAATATTGACAGGCGGACTGGAAGATCAATTCCCGTTGGTGGTTTGGCAAACAGGTTCAGGCACGCAGTCAAACATGAATTGCAATGAAGTTATCGCCTACCGCGGACACGTTTTGCAAGGCGGCGATCTGGCTGATAAAACTAAGTTTTTACATCCAAATGATGATGTGAACAAATCACAATCGTCAAACGATACTTTCCCGACTGCAATGCATATTGCAGCTTATAAAATTCTGGTTGACGTTACGATTCCTGGAATCACCAAATTACGTGACACGCTGAAAGCAAAAGCAGAAGCTTTCAAACATGTTGTGAAAATCGGCCGTACTCACTTTATGGATGCTACGCCTTTAACACTTGGACAGGAATTTGGTGGTTATGCTTCTCAATTAGATCACGGTTTACGCGCCATTTACCATACACTTTCTCACCTTTCTGAACTTGCTTTGGGTGGAACTGCGGTTGGAACTGGTATCAATACGCCGGAAGGTTATTCTGAAAATGTTGCCAAACATATTGCACTTTTAACGGGTCTGCCTTTCATCACAGCTGAAAATAAATTCGAAGCCTTGGCTGCTCATGATGCGATCGTGGAAGCGCACGGTGCTTTGAAAACTGTTGCAGTAAGTTTAATGAAAATCGGAAATGATATCCGTATGTTGTCTTCCGGACCACGTTCAGGAATCGGTGAAATCCATATTCCGGACAACGAACCGGGAAGTTCGATCATGCCGGGAAAAGTAAATCCAACGCAATGCGAAGCGATGACAATGGTAGCGGCGCAGGTTATGGGAAATGACGTAGCGATCAGCATCGGAGGCTCAAACGGACATTTTGAATTGAACGTTTTCAAACCTTTAATGGCTTACAATTTCCTTCATTCTGCACGTTTAATCGGTGACGTTTGCGTTTCATTTAATGATAATTGTGCAGTCGGTATCGAACCATTGCATGAAAACATCAAAAAACATGTGAACAACTCATTGATGTTGGTAACATCTCTGAACACAAAAATCGGTTATTACAAAGCTGCCGAAATCGCTCAGACTGCGCATAAAAACGGTACAACTTTGAAAGAAACCGCCGTTGCTTTGGGTTATGTTACGCCTGAGGAATTTGACGCCTGGGTTAAACCGGAAGAAATGGTTGGCGAGATCAAATAA
- a CDS encoding PIN domain-containing protein yields the protein MSLYLLDTNICIHFLKGQCGLAEKIKNVGSSSCYISEITIAELLFGVANSSESQRQKNRKNAQEFLNLFPGDYPYW from the coding sequence ATGAGTCTTTATTTGCTTGATACAAATATTTGTATTCACTTTCTTAAAGGACAATGTGGCCTAGCAGAAAAAATAAAAAATGTTGGCTCATCGTCTTGCTATATCTCAGAAATCACTATTGCAGAATTGTTATTTGGTGTTGCGAATAGTTCAGAGTCTCAAAGACAGAAAAATCGAAAGAATGCTCAGGAATTTTTAAATCTTTTTCCGGGCGACTATCCTTATTGGTGA